The genomic segment GAGCGCCACGCCGGAGCTGCGCAAGATCGGCGAGGACATCGAGGAAGAGATCGCGCGGCTGAATCGCATCGTGTCGGACGTTCTGGACTTTGCCCGCCCGATCCGGTTCGAGCTGGCGCCGGCCGATCTCAACGTGATCTGCCAGGACGCCGCGCGCGCCGTCTGGCCGGAAGGCGCCGGGCAGGCGCCGGACATCATCGTCGAGCCCGCATTGCCGATCGTCGTCACGGACGCCGAGCGGCTGCGGCACGCGCTGATCAACGTGCTCACCAACGCGCGGCACGCCGCCGAGGCACACGCCACGCCCGGCCGCGCGGCGCGAGTCTCGCTGACCACCGAACGACGCGGCGCCACGGCGCGAATCACCGTCCGCGACAACGGCCCGGGCATCACCGCTGACGCGCTGCCGCGCGTCTTCGAGCCGTTCTTCACGACGAAGCGCACGGGCTCCGGTATCGGCCTGGCCATCGCCAGGAATATCATTGAAGGCCTCGGCGGGACGATCGCCGTCGCGGCCAGCGGCGCTCGAGGGACGGCTATTGCCGTCGAGTTGCCGGTGTCGCCGCAGGCGGAAGCGAGGTCGGTGAGTGCGTAAGGTCAAGGGCTCGGTCCTCCTGGTCGACGACGAGACGAAGATACGGGTGGCGCTGGCCAGCGCGCTCCGGGAGGAGGGGCACGAGGTGCTCGCCACCGGCAGCCCGCGCGAGGCGCAGCAGCTGCTCTCGCAACGGCTCTTCGACGTGCTGGTCGTCGACAACCTCATGCCCGAGCTCACCGGCCTCGACCTGATTCGCGAGATCGCTGCCGCCACGCCCCTCGCCGACCGGCCGCAGATGATCATGATGACGGCGCACGCCACGATCGAAAGTGCGATCGAGGCGATGAAGCTCGGCGCCTCCGACTACCTCCAGAAGCCTTTCGCGATCGACGAGCTGCTGGTCATCGTGGACCGCGCGATGAACCTGCAGCGCCTCAGCACCGAGCACGGCTACCTGCGGAGCGAGCGCGACCAGGAATTCGGCAACTACGGCATCGTCGGGCGCAGCCGCAAGATCGAAGAGGTCATCCGGACGATCGATCTCGTGGCGCAGTCGCGCAGCACGATCCTCGTGACCGGCGAGACCGGCACCGGCAAGGAGCTCGTCGCGCGCGCGATTCACCATCGCAGCGCGCAGCGCGATATGCCGCTGATCAAGGTGAACTGCGCGGCGATCCCGGACACGTTGCTCGAATCCGAGCTGTTCGGCCACGTCAAGGGTGCGTTTACCGGAGCGGTGTCGAACAAGAAGGGCAAGTTCGCGCTTGCCGATGGCGGCACGATCTTCCTCGACGAGATCGGCACGATGGCCACCGCGCTCCAGGCGAAGCTGCTGCGCGTGCTGCAGGAGCGCGAGTTCGAGCCGCTCGGGTCCGAGCGGAGCCAGGCCGTCGACGTCCGCGTGATCGCCGCGACCAACCGCGACCTGCGACAGATGGTGGCGGACGGAAAGTTCCAGGAAGACCTGTACTACCGCCTCAATGTCATTCCGCTCGCGCTGCCGCCGCTGCGCGAGCGGCGCGACGACATCCCCGTGCTGGTCGACCACTTCATTCGCAAGCACGCGCAGAGGGCGGGCAAGCGGATCGACGGCATCGAGCCCGCCGCTCTGAAAGCGATGCAGCAGTACGACTGGCCCGGCAACGTGCGCGAACTCGAGAACGCGCTGGAGCGGGCCGTCGTGCTCTCGACGACGCCGACCATCCAGGCCTCGTCGGTGTTCATGCTCGGTGCGGCCGGCACGGCAACGCCCGGACTGCCCTCCTTCAACCTGCAGCAGAACCTCGTGTGGGTTGAAAAAGAGACGCTGCGGCGCGCGCTCGAAAGCGCCGGAGGCGTGAAGAAGGACGCCGCGGAGCTGATGGGCATCAGTCAGCGCGCCATGAGCTATTACCTCACCAAGCACAAGCTGGAATAAGAGGGGTCGGGAGCCTTTTTCGGCCTGCGTCAGCCGAAAAAGGCTCCCGACCCCTTTTTACGTGCGACGTAAGCCGTTACTGCCAGCGTAACGACTCGCCTTCACAAACCTAAATAAGCCAACCATTTAAAGCGCGGCATCCTGCTTGCCATTCGTCAGCCGTATGACAGCAGCACACCCGTCGCTCGTCGTGGTTCGGCTCCTCGAGGCGCTCTCCGTCCCCGCCATCGTGGGCATGCTCAGCATTGCCACCGCATGCGGTGGTGGCGGGGGCGGCGGCGCCGGTTCCTCCACACCGACCGCCCCATCGCCGGGCGGCGGCAGCGCCGCGCCGTCGGCGACGATCATGATTGGATCGAGCGTCACGCCGGCAGATGTCCGGATTGACACGGGCGACAGCGTCCGCTTCGTGAACGACTCGTCGCGGGTACACGAAATCAAGTCGGACCCGCATCCGACTCACGGGAGCTGCCCGCCGATCGACCGCTCCGGCACGCTGCAACCGGGTGCGAGCACGGTGGTGGGACCGTTCACACTCACGGGCACCTGCCACTACCACGATCACAGCGACCCGGAGAACGCCTCCTTGCGCGGGCAGATCCGCATCGGCGTGGACAGCCCCGGGCCTGGGCCCGGCTACCTTCGCCCGTAGGAGTCCTGATGATCATCGCCGCTACGCTTCTGGCGTCACTACTCTCGCTGCCGTTCCCGCTCCCGCAGGCGACACAGGTCGGGACGGCGGGCGCGCCGTCCCAGGAGATCGATTCGCAGGAAATCGATGCGGACACGGCCGACGCGCGCCTCAATCCGGCCCAGCCCGATTTCACGCTCGTGGCCTTGCCCACCGCGCTGCGCGTGCCGAGGCATAAGAGCGCGTTCCGCGTCACGCACCGCTTCACGCGTGCGCTCGGCCAGGGGGACTTTGGCGATCTCACGTCGGACCTGTTCGGGCTCGACTCCGGGGCCCAGATCGGGCTCGAGTACCGGGTCGGCGTCATCCGGGGCGGCCAGATCGGCGTACACCGCACGAACGACAAGACGATCCAGCTCTTCGGACAGTACGACCTGGTGCGCCAGGTGGAGGGCCGGCCGCTCGGCGTCGCGGCGTACGTGTCGGTGGACGGCACCAACAACTTCCGGGACCGCTATTCGCCGGCGCTCGCCGCCGTGCTCTCACGCGAGTTCGGCAGGCGCGGCGCCGTGTACGTGGAGCCCATCTGGGTCGGCAACAGCAACCCGTCGGACGACACGGCCAACACCGCGGCGGAGGACGACAGCACGTTTCTGCTCGGCGTCGGCGCGCGGCTGCGCGTGCGGCCCACCGTCTATCTCGTCGGCGAATTCACCCCGCGGGTCGCCGGCTTCGATCCCGGCGTGAACCAGGCCAGCGTCGCGATCGAAAAACGCGCGGGCGGCCACGCGTTCCAGCTCAATTTCTCGAACGCCTTCGGCACGACCATGGGGCAGATTGCCCGCGGCGGCCCCAGGGCGTTCGACGGCGGCAGCAACTGGTATCTCGGCTTCAACATCTCGCGCAAGTTCTTCTGAGGGGGAAAACGGATGCGCTCGAGGGTCATTTCCGGAGCCGTCATGACGGCGGTCCTGGCGGGAGCGGTCGCCGCATGCGGGGGCGGTGGTGGCGGGTCGTCGCCGACCGCTCCCTCCGGTGGGGGCGGAGGCGGGACGGGACCTGTCGGCGCGACGGTCACGATCACGTCGACCGGCACGAACAGCGTGACCGTGAACGTCGGTCAGTCGGTGGCCATCGTGAACAACGATTCGCGCACGCACAACATCGCTTCGAATCCGCACCCGGCGCACACCGACTGCCCCGCGCTCAACGTGGGAATCCTGTCGCCGGGCCAATCAAAGACGACCGCCGCGTTCACCGCGGCACGCACGTGCGGGTTCCACGACCACGACGATCCGGGCGATTCGCGCTGGATGGCGCAAGTGACGGTTCGGTAGGCAGCCGCGGCGGCTCGCCTGCCAACGAGTGGGAGAAATGGCGGGGTTTGTGTTGGCGCGGATGGGCCGCGGCAGCAGCTCCGGCAGCCCCGCCACTCCCAGTTCCTTGAAGCGCTGCGCGCCGGGTGCTGGGTGCGGCACGAGCCGCAGGGGAGGACGACAGCGACTATTTGACAACGTTGCAGGATTCATGTAGAAACGCCGAACGTCGCACCGCCCGTACGCGGTCGGCGGCCAGCAGATCCTGTCCGGTCCATGAGCACGGTGGCGCGCATCCAGCCGCGTGATCGGATCCTCACCGCCGTCGGGGCGCCGGCTGACAAGGCCGCCGCCTTCACCCCGCATTGACGCGAGGACCAGGGATCTTACGGCGTCGTTGCACGACCTGACCGGCCGGACGCTGTACACCGTGGAGCTGCCACCGGACTAAACGGGGTCGCCGATGTGCGCGGCGGCGCCGGGATTCGCTACGTGCCGCTGAACTTCGGCCTTCGCTTCTCGAGGAATGCGGTGGCGCCCTCCTGCTTGTCGTCCGAGTCGAAGCAGATCGCCTGCGCGAGGGTTTCGATCAGAAGGCCGGAATCGAGGTCGACGCGCGCCGAGGCATTCAGCGACAGCTTCGCCAGGCGCGCCGCCAGCGGTCCGAGACGCAGGATGCGGTTGGCGACATCACGCGCGCGCGCCATCAGCTCGGCCGGCGGCGCGATGACAGACACGAGGCCGAACTCGAGCGCGCGCTGCGCGTCGATGATTTCGCCGGTCAGGATCATGTGCTTCGCGCGTCCGAGGCCGATCGTCCTCGGCAGCCGCTGCGTCGCTCCCGCCGCCGGGATGATCCCGAGGTTCAGCTCCGGCTGCCCGAACTTCGCCGTTTCCGACGCGACACGGATATCGCACGCCAGCGCGAGCTCGCACCCTCCGCCCACGGCGTAGCCGTTGACCGCCGCGATCGTGGGCCGCGGGAATCGCTCCACCGCTGAACACAACGACGAGTTGATCGCCGCCAGGCCGTCCTCGAGCGTGCGACGGCGAATGTCGTTGATGTCGGCGCCCGAGACAAACGCCTGGTCCCCCGCCCCGGTGATGATCAGCACGCCGACCGAGCCGTCGCGCCCCAGCTCCTGCAACGCCGCGTGGCACTCGTTGACCGTTTCGAGGTTGAGCGCGTTCCTCACCTCGGGCCGGTCAATCGTGAGCGTGGCAATCTGCCCGTCGATTTCTACCGAGATGTTCCCCATCCCTCGTTCTTCCCTTCTGCCTTTTCCTTGTGCCTTGTGCCTTGTGCCTTTTCCCTGTTGCCTTGCACTAGTACTCGTACACCCCTCGGCCGACCTTCCTTCCCAGACGGCCTGCCTTCACGTATTGCACGAGCAACGGACAGGGCCGGTACTTCTCGCCGAGGCTCCGGTGCAGGAACTCGAGGACGCTCAAGCGCGTGTCGAGGCCGACCAGATCGACCAGTTCGAACGGGCCCAGGGGGTGGTTCAGCCCGAGCTTCAGCGCCTTGTCGATGTCGCGCGCCGACGCGATGCCTTCCTGCAGCATGTAGAACGCCTCGTTGCCAATCAGGGCATTCACGCGGCTCGTGACGAACCCGGGAGATTCGCGGATGACCACGGTCTCCTTGCCCATGCGCCTGGCGACGTCCTCGACGGCCTGCAGCGCCGCGTCAGACGTCTCGAGCGCCCGGACGATTTCAACGAGCTTCATCTTGTGAACCGGGTTGAAGAAATGCATCCCGGCGGCGCGCGCCGGGTTGCCGAGTGACCCGGCCATTTCCGTGATGCTCAGCGCCGAGGTATTGGTCGCGATGACCGCCCCGGCTGGCGCGAGCCGCTCGATCTGATGAAGCAGCTCGATCTTCAGATCGAGCCGCTCCGGCGCCGCCTCGATGACCATCGCCGCGCCGGCGAGCGCCTCGCCAAGATCGTTCGTGGTGCGCAGCCGGCCAAGCGTCGCATCGGCTTCGGCCCGCGAGACTTTGCCCAGCTCCACGCCTTTCGCGACGATGGCCTCGATGGCCGCGCGCGCCCTGTCGAGCATCGGGGCGGACACGTCGTACAGCCGCGTCTCGAACCCCCCGGCCATCGCCGCATGCGCGATGCCGTGCCCCATCGTCCCCGCACCAATCACCGCGATCGCGTCGATCATCCGCCCCCCTGCAGCTCGACCACCTCGTCCAGCACCTCCATCGCGTGCCGGACCTCGTCGCCGGTGTTGTAGAAATGCGGCGCGATCCGAATGCCGGCACCCGGCCGGTGGTCCACGATGACCTCGCGACGGATCAACTCCCGGGCGACGGCCTCTCCATTGGGAACGTCGAGCACCACCGTGCCGCCACGCCCGTCGTCATCGATGGGCGTGTTGATGCGCCAGCCGCGCGCCTGTGCGTGCTCGATGATGCCACGCGTGAGGCGCAGCGATTTCTCGCGGATGGCCGCCACGCCGACCTCGTTCACGATCCTGCAGCCTGCGCGCGCCGCGTAGAGCGCGGGCACGTTGGGCGTGCCGGATTGAAAGCGCTCGGCCGCGTCTGCCGCGTACTGCGTGGCGCCGGTGGCAAACGCGAACGGGCGCGCGTGCGCCGCCCAGCCGGTGATCGCGGGTTCCAGCTGTGGCGCCAGGTCCGGCCGGACGTAGAGATATCCGGCGCCAGGCCCGCCGCAGAGCCACTTCACCGAGCCGCCCACCGCGAAGTCCGCGCCGGCCGCGCCGATCGAAAGCGGCATGGCTCCGGCCGCCTGATAGACGTCGAGCACGACACGCGCGCCCACGCGGTGCGCCTTCTCGACGATCGCGGCGGCGTCCTGGATGCCGGCGCTCTTGAACAGGACCAGGGACGCGATGGCGAGCACGGTCGAATCGTCAATCGCGTCGAGCGTGGCCTCGAGCGGCACGCGGATGCCATCCGGCGCCGCGACGTACTCGATCCGCGCGCCGTATCGCCGGAATCCCTCGAACAGGTACATGTTCGAGGGGAATTCCAGCTCGCTCATCACGATCTTCCGGCGTCGCCCGTCGTAGCTGTGACACGACGCGATGATGCTCTGCGCGACCGTCACGTTCTGGTGCATCGAAATCGTGCCGGGTGCCACCCCCAGCAGCGGCGCGAGCAGGTCACCGGTCGTGCGTCCGATTTCCCACCAGCCCTCGTGCCACGCGCGCACCCCGCGGCGCCGCCATTCCGTTGCGAATGTCAACAGCTCCTGCTCTGCCGCGCGCGGCATCGCCCCGAGCGAATGGCTGACCAGGTACGTACACGTCTCGAGGATGGGAAATTCGGGGCGCCAGCGGGCCAAGGGGTCGGAACATTCGGCGCTCATCGTGAGTCTTATTCTATTCGGATACAATTAGACGTTTCTGCCCAGTCCCACGGAGTCCGTTTACATGCCACGATGCACCTTTCCTTTTCTCCTCCTTCTGCTGGGCGCTGCCGGTTGCAGCGACGCGCCGCAGGCCGGAGGTCCCGGCGCGCCCGGCGGCGGAATGCCGCCGGCCGAGGTCAAGACGATGACGCTGGCGCCCAAGCCGGTGCCGCGCGCGTCAGAGTTTGTCGCCACGATCCAGTCGCGCGCCTCCACGACCATTCAGCCGCAGGTAGAGGGGCTCGTCACCCGGATCTTCGTCAAGTCGGGCGACCGCGTGCGCGTGGGACAGCCGCTCGTCCAGATTGATCCCGACAGGCAGCAGGCCAGCGTCGGCAGCCTCGAAGCGTCGCGCGCGGCGCGCGAGGCGGATGTCGCCTACGCGAAGCAGCAGCTCGACCGGATGCAGAAGCTGTTCGACGCCGGCGCGGTCAGCCGGCAGGAGCTCGAGCAGGCGCAGACGGCCCACCAGACCGCGCAGGCGCAGCTCAACGCCATCCGGCAGCAGATCCGGCAGGGGCGCGTGGAGCTGCAGTATTACCGCGTCACGGCCCCGGCGGCCGGCGTCGTCGGCGACATCCCGGTTCGCACGGGGGACCGCGTCACCCCGTCGACCGAGATCACCACCATCGACCAGGCGCAGGGCCTCGAGGTGTACATCAGCGTGCCGCTCGAGCAGGCGGGCGAGTTGCGCGTCGGCCTTCCCGTCGAACTGCTCGACTCGGACGGCAAGGTTCTGTCCGCGCATTCGATCACCTTCGTCGCGCCACGCGCCGACGATGCGACGCAGTCGGTGCTCGTCAAGGCGCAGCTCCGCGAACGCCCGCAGGGGTTTCGCGTGATGCAGTACGTCCGCGCGCGGATCGTGTGGAGCAACGCGCCGCAGCTGACCGTGCCGGTCGTGGCGGTGAACCGGATGGCGGGCCAGTACTTCGTGTTCGTCGCCGAATCGGGCCAGCAGGGCACGGTCGCCCGGCAGAAGCCGGTCACGGTGGGCGAGATCGTCGGCGACGACTACGTCGTGCGCGGCGGGCTCAAGCCCGGCGAGCGCGTGATCGTCTCCAACCTCCAGAAGATCGGCGACGGCGCGCCGGTCAAGCCGAGCTAAAGGACCCATGTTCGTCGACACGTTCATTCGTCGTCCGATCCTCGCGAGCGTGTGCTCGCTGGTGATCGTCATCGTGGGCGTCCTGGCGATCCCGACCATGCCGGTCGCGCAGTATCCGGACGTGGCGCCGCCGCAGGTGAGCGTCACGACCTTCTACACCGGCGCAAACGCGGAGACCGTCGAGACCGCCGTCACGACCCCGCTCGAGCAGGCGATCAACGGCGTCGAGGGCATGCTCTACATGTCCTCGTCGAGCACCAACAGCGGGTTCTCGCAGATCAGCGTCGTCTTCGACGTCACGCGCGACCCGGACATCGCCGCGGTGGACGTGCAAAACCGCGTCAACCAGGCGATGGGACGGCTGCCCGCCGAAGTGCGGCAGACCGGCGTCACCGTCCAGAAGCAGTCGATGAATTTCATCATGGGCGTGGGCGTGTTCTCCGAGCGCGCCGAGTACGACACGCTCTTCATGTCGAACTACCTCGACGTGTACGTGCGGGACGCGCTGAAGCGCGTCCCCGGCGTGGCCGACGCGATGATCTTCGGCGAGCGCAAGTACTCCATGCGACTGTGGCTCGACCCCGTGCGCCTGGCGGCGCGCCAGATCACGGCGGGAGACGTCGTCAGCGCACTGCGCGAGCAGAACGTGCAGGTGGCGGCCGGGAGCGTCGGCGATGCGCCGGCGCGCGAGGGGCAGACCTACCAGATCTCCGTGCGCGCCGCGGGGCGGCTGACCGAGCCGCGCGAGTTCGAGAACATCATCGTGAAGTCCGGCAAGGATGCCTCGCTGATCCGGCTGAAGGACGTCGGCACCGCCGAGCTCGGGGCGGAAACCTATTCGTCCGTGCTGCGCTTCCACGGGTTCGAGGCGGTCGGCTTCGGCGTCATGGCGCTCCCCACGGCGAACGCGCTCGACGTGGAGCGCGGCGTCATCGCCGAGCTCGAGCGGCTGAAGCACAACTTCCCGCCGGGGATGCGTTACGCGATCGCGTTCAACACGACCGAGTCGATGCTGGAGTCGATCACGGAGGTGGTCAAGACGCTCGTCGAGGCGATCATCCTCGTCATTCTCGTGATGTTCGTCTTCCTCCAGAGCTGGCGGGCGACGCTGATCCCGACGCTCACCATCCCGGTCTCCCTGGTCGGAACCTTCGCGTTCATCAAGCTGCTGGACTTCTCGATCAACACGCTCACGCTGTTCGCCATCGTCCTGGCCACGGGCATCGTCGTCGACGATGCGATCGTGGTCATCGAGAACATCGAGCGTCATATCCACCAGTACAGGAAAGGCGCCGCGCACGCAGCGTCGGACGCGATGAAGGAAGTCTTCGGCGCACTGATTGCGACCGCCCTCGTGCTCATCGCGGTGTTCGTGCCGGTCGGCTTCTTCCCGGGCACGACCGGGCGGCTCTACGCGCAGTTCGCACTCACGATCGCCTTCGCGGTCGGCATCTCCGCGTTCAACGCGCTGACGCTCACGCCCGCGCTCTCCGCGCTGCTGCTGCGCGGCGGCCGCGGCGTGGACCAGGGCAAAGGGCGCGTCTTCGGGCTCTTCGAATCGATCATCACGCGGGGCACCGACATGTATGTCGGCGTGCTCCACCGGCTGCTGCGCGTCCGCTGGGCCGTCGTGGCCGCCTTCATCGTCGGGCTCGGCCTGACGTTCATGGCCTACCGGTGGGTGCCGCAGTCCTTCGTGCCCGAGGAAGACCAGGGGTGGTTCATCACCGTCGTGCAGGCCCCCGCGGGCTCGTCGCTGGAGTACACGAGCAACGTGATGAAGGAGGTCGAGCAGCTGCTGATGAAGACGCCCGAAGTGCGGACCGTGTTCACGGTCGTGGGCTTCAGCTTCGGCGGCGCCGCGCCCAACCAGGGCATCATGTTCGTCCCGCTGAAGCCGTTCGACGAGCGCCCGGGAGAGGAGCACCGGCTGCAGGCGGTCCTGAACCGGTTGCGCGGTCCCCTGTTCGGCGTCCAGGGGGCGCTCGTGATCCCGTTCGCGCCGCCCGCCATCGAGGGGATCAACGCGTTCGGCGGGTTCACCTTCGAAGTGCTGGACCAGAGCGGCGGCGACATCAGCCGCCTGGCGCAGGCCACCTACGGCATCATCGGCGAGTCGATGAAATCGCCGCGCGTGGCCGGCCTCTTCAGCTCGTTTACCGCGAACGATCCGCAGCTGGCCGTGGACATCGACCGCGAGCGGGCGCGCAGCCTCGGCGTGCCGATCAGCGAAATCACGAGCGCGATGCAGATCTATCTGGGGTCCGCGTACGTCAACGACTTCGACTTCAACAACCGGGCGTACCGCGTGTACGTGCAGGCCGACAAGGCATACCGGTCGGATCCCAAGGACCTGGGCCAGTACTACGCGCGCACCAACAACGGGCAGATGGTGCCGCTCTCCAATCTCGTCCGCGTGCGCGAAACGACGGCACCCCAGGTGATCTCGCACTACAACCTGTTCCGGTCGGCAGAAATCAACGGCGGCGCGGCGCCGGGCTTCAGCTCCGGGCAGGCGATCGAAGAGATGGAAGCGATCGCCGCTCGCGCCCTTCCCGACGGCTTCGGCTACGCCTGGTCGGGCCTGTCGCGCGAGGAGATCCAGGCGGGGCAGCAGTCCGTGTACATCTTTCTCATTGGGCTGCTCTTCGTCTACCTGACGCTCGCCGCGCAGTACGAATCGCTCGTGCTGCCGTTCATCGTCATGCTGAGCGTCCCGCTCGCGGTGCTCGGGGCGTTGACATTCGTCGGCGTGCGCGGCCTGCAGAACGACATCTACGTCCAGATTGGCCTGGTCATGATGATCGGGCTCGCGGCGAAGAACGGCATCCTGATCGTGGAGTTCGCCGAGCAGCTGCGCGCCCGCGGCATGTCCATCGCCGAAGCGGCGGTGGAAGCCGCGCGGATCCGGCTGCGGCCCATTCTCATGACGTCGCTGGCCCTGATTCTCGGCGTCATGCCGCTCGTCTTCGCGTCGGGCGCCGGACAGGAAGGACGCCACTCGGTCGGCACCACCGTGTTCGGCGGGATGGTGTTCGCCACGTTTCTGAACGTCGCCATGATTCCGATCCTCTATGTCGTGGTTCAATCAATTCGGGGTGAGACGAAACGCGCCCACGATCTCGATGAGGCCGATGGAGGCGCGCATGCGTAGGGCACCGGCGATCTCCGGCCTGGCATGGCTGATCGTGGCCGCGACGGCGCCGCCGGCCGCGGCGCAGCAGGCAGCGATGGATCGACTCACCTTCGACGAGGCGATCGAACGCGCCGTCACGCGCAACCCGACCATCGAGCAGGCGGCGGCGGGCATCCTGCGCGCAGAGGCGCTCCTGCAGCAGGTGCGGTCGCTGTCCCTGCCCACCCTCGACGCGACGCTGACGACGCGCACGATCGGTCCCGTGCAGAAGTTCGCGGGCGAATCCATCAATCCCCGGACACAGTTGACGACGTCCGCCGTCCTCGGTGTCCCCCTGCTGAGGCCGGCGCGGTGGGCGCTCCGCGCGCAGGCGCGGGACCAGGTGCTCGTCGCGCAACGAAGCGCGGCCGATGCGCGCCGCGAGATCGCGGTCGCCGCGGCACAGGCCTATCTCGCCATCATCACCCAGCGGCGCGTCGCCGAGTTGAACGAGCGCGCGCGCGACAACGCCCGCGCGCACTTCGATGACGCACACCAGCGGTACGAAGGGGGTCTGGGCAGCCGCCTGAACGCGCTGCGGGCGCAGCAGGAATTGTCTGCCGACGAAGCGCGCGTCGAAGATGCGCGCCTGGCGGTCCGGCGCGCGCAGGAGGCGCTGGGCGTGCTGGTGGCCGGGGATGGCCCTGTCGATGCAGCCGCCGAACCGGCGTTCGACATTCCGGCTGATGTCATCGCTCCGGCCGGGGCTCCGGCACCGCCGGCCATCGGCTCGCGGCCGGACGTTCGGCTCGCCGAGGCCCGCATTGCCGCAGCCGAGCGGGTCGTCGCCGATTCGTGGAAGGACTATCTCCCGGAGCTCACCGGCGTCGTCAGCCCGCAGCTGCTGACGCCGTCCGGGCTGTTCTTCCCGACGCGAAGCTGGAGCGCCGCGCTGATCTTCTCGGCGCCGGTGCTCGAATTCGGCGAGCGCCGCGGGCTGAAGCGCGAGCGCCAGGCGCGGCTCGACATCGCGCGCGCCGACCGCACCGGAGTGGAGCGACAGGCGCGCGCGGAACTGCGCGCCGCGATCGAAGCCGTGCGCAGCACGGAGCGCGCCCTCGAGCGCACGCGCGCCGCGGCCGAACAGGCGAACGAGGTGGTGCGCATCACCGTCATCGCCTTCCGGGCAGGCGCGACGACGAATATCGAGGTGATCGACGCCCAGCGAGGCGCGCGCGACGCCGAGACGGCCGCCGCAATCGCTGAAGACGCGCTGCGCCGCGCCAGGCTCGAGCTGCTCGTCGCGCTCGGGCGGTTTCCGCGGTGATCAGCAGGCACGAGGCACAAGGCTCAAGGGGGTCGTCCTGAAGCCAAATGCCTCGTGCCCGCTACCTCGTGTCTCGTGCCTCGTGCCTGACGCCTGAGAATGCCCCTCGTCACCCTCGACCGCGTCTCGATTGCCTACGGTCACCTCCCCCTGCTCGACGCTGTGGCCCTGCAGATCGAACCTGGTGAGCGTGTCTGCCTCGTCGGGCGGAACGGCACGGGCAAGTCCACGCTGCTGCAGATCGTCAGCGGCGAACTGCCGCCCGACGCCGGAACGGTCTGGCGGCAGCCGGGCGTGCGCATCGCCCGCCTGGTCCAGGATGTGCCGCTGTCCGACGATCGTCCCGTGTTCGACGTCGTGTCCGACGGGCTCGGCGAGCCGGCGGATCTCGTCAAGGCCTACCACCATGCGGCGATCGACGTCGCGGAGGGCGGCAACGCCGCCGCCCTCGAGCGCCTGGGACGGCTGCAGCACGAACTGGAAGAGCGAGGGGGCTGGACGATCGAGCAGCGCGTGGAGATGGTGCTGGCGCGGCTCGACCTTCCCCCCGACGCCGTCGTGGACACGCTTTCCGGGGGATGGCGCAGGCGCGTGCTCCTCGCGCGCGCGCTCGTCTCCTCGCCGGACCTGCTCCTGCTCGACGAGCCCACGAACCATCTCGACATCGAGGCCATCACGTGGCTCGAAACGTTTCTGGCCGACTTCTCGGGGGCGGTGCTGTTTGTCACGCACGATCGCGCATTCCTCCAGCGCCTGGCGACGCGGATCGTCGAGCTCGATCGGGGCGCGCTGACGTCGTGGCCCGGTGACTACGAGGCGTTTCTGCGGGGAAAAGCGGAGCTGGCGGCCGCCGAAGCCTCGCAGCAGGTGAAATTCGACAAGCGGCTCGCGGGCGAGGAGGCCTGGCTGCGCCAGGGGATCAAAGCGCGGCGAACGCGAGACGAGGGGCGCGTCCGGGCCCTGCTCGCCATGCGCGAGGAGCGTGCGGCGCGGCGGTCGCAGCCGGGTACTGCGAGGATCGGGATCGAGCTCGCGGACCCGTCCGGGCAGATGGTCTTCGAGGTGCGGGGCGTCTCCAAGGCCTTC from the Acidobacteriota bacterium genome contains:
- a CDS encoding multidrug efflux RND transporter permease subunit, which gives rise to MFVDTFIRRPILASVCSLVIVIVGVLAIPTMPVAQYPDVAPPQVSVTTFYTGANAETVETAVTTPLEQAINGVEGMLYMSSSSTNSGFSQISVVFDVTRDPDIAAVDVQNRVNQAMGRLPAEVRQTGVTVQKQSMNFIMGVGVFSERAEYDTLFMSNYLDVYVRDALKRVPGVADAMIFGERKYSMRLWLDPVRLAARQITAGDVVSALREQNVQVAAGSVGDAPAREGQTYQISVRAAGRLTEPREFENIIVKSGKDASLIRLKDVGTAELGAETYSSVLRFHGFEAVGFGVMALPTANALDVERGVIAELERLKHNFPPGMRYAIAFNTTESMLESITEVVKTLVEAIILVILVMFVFLQSWRATLIPTLTIPVSLVGTFAFIKLLDFSINTLTLFAIVLATGIVVDDAIVVIENIERHIHQYRKGAAHAASDAMKEVFGALIATALVLIAVFVPVGFFPGTTGRLYAQFALTIAFAVGISAFNALTLTPALSALLLRGGRGVDQGKGRVFGLFESIITRGTDMYVGVLHRLLRVRWAVVAAFIVGLGLTFMAYRWVPQSFVPEEDQGWFITVVQAPAGSSLEYTSNVMKEVEQLLMKTPEVRTVFTVVGFSFGGAAPNQGIMFVPLKPFDERPGEEHRLQAVLNRLRGPLFGVQGALVIPFAPPAIEGINAFGGFTFEVLDQSGGDISRLAQATYGIIGESMKSPRVAGLFSSFTANDPQLAVDIDRERARSLGVPISEITSAMQIYLGSAYVNDFDFNNRAYRVYVQADKAYRSDPKDLGQYYARTNNGQMVPLSNLVRVRETTAPQVISHYNLFRSAEINGGAAPGFSSGQAIEEMEAIAARALPDGFGYAWSGLSREEIQAGQQSVYIFLIGLLFVYLTLAAQYESLVLPFIVMLSVPLAVLGALTFVGVRGLQNDIYVQIGLVMMIGLAAKNGILIVEFAEQLRARGMSIAEAAVEAARIRLRPILMTSLALILGVMPLVFASGAGQEGRHSVGTTVFGGMVFATFLNVAMIPILYVVVQSIRGETKRAHDLDEADGGAHA
- a CDS encoding TolC family protein, which gives rise to MRRAPAISGLAWLIVAATAPPAAAQQAAMDRLTFDEAIERAVTRNPTIEQAAAGILRAEALLQQVRSLSLPTLDATLTTRTIGPVQKFAGESINPRTQLTTSAVLGVPLLRPARWALRAQARDQVLVAQRSAADARREIAVAAAQAYLAIITQRRVAELNERARDNARAHFDDAHQRYEGGLGSRLNALRAQQELSADEARVEDARLAVRRAQEALGVLVAGDGPVDAAAEPAFDIPADVIAPAGAPAPPAIGSRPDVRLAEARIAAAERVVADSWKDYLPELTGVVSPQLLTPSGLFFPTRSWSAALIFSAPVLEFGERRGLKRERQARLDIARADRTGVERQARAELRAAIEAVRSTERALERTRAAAEQANEVVRITVIAFRAGATTNIEVIDAQRGARDAETAAAIAEDALRRARLELLVALGRFPR
- a CDS encoding ATP-binding cassette domain-containing protein: MPLVTLDRVSIAYGHLPLLDAVALQIEPGERVCLVGRNGTGKSTLLQIVSGELPPDAGTVWRQPGVRIARLVQDVPLSDDRPVFDVVSDGLGEPADLVKAYHHAAIDVAEGGNAAALERLGRLQHELEERGGWTIEQRVEMVLARLDLPPDAVVDTLSGGWRRRVLLARALVSSPDLLLLDEPTNHLDIEAITWLETFLADFSGAVLFVTHDRAFLQRLATRIVELDRGALTSWPGDYEAFLRGKAELAAAEASQQVKFDKRLAGEEAWLRQGIKARRTRDEGRVRALLAMREERAARRSQPGTARIGIELADPSGQMVFEVRGVSKAFGDTVVVRDFSTRIMRGDRIGLIGPNGAGKTTLLRILLGEIEPDAGEVRHGAGVQVAYYDQQREQLDPERAVFDVIGEGSDTVTVNGRSRHVNGYLRDFLFPPECARSPVKALSGGERNRLLLARLFTRPANVLVMDEPTNDLDLETLELLESQLAEFPGTVLLVGHDRVFLDSVVTGTLAFEGNGRVAEYVGGYQDWLRQRPTTPEPSALPARLPSIAQPAAKPAPGARRKLSYKEARELADLPARIGVLEAEQRRLNELVSSPGFYKESAARIREILARLEQLEVEIRDAYDRWEQLDSRGAG